One window of the Deltaproteobacteria bacterium genome contains the following:
- a CDS encoding orotidine-5'-phosphate decarboxylase gives MKKRPTHIPLEERIIFALDVPTPEEAVAWVKRLGNKIRFYKVGLQLFLSCGFEIVDWITRQGFKLMLDLKFFDVPQTIALAVAQLRGHRITFATVHGNRPILKAANEAKGDIKLLAVTVLTSIGDRETGEPGQEKTVKELVLFRGRNALKLGCDGIICSGLEVADLRNELGKDFIIVTPGIRPSKSGRLPEDDQKRIATARQAIASGADYLVVGRPISRSDSPELVIEELQEEISDALNELKG, from the coding sequence ATGAAAAAACGCCCAACCCATATTCCGCTGGAAGAGAGAATAATCTTTGCCCTTGATGTGCCAACGCCAGAGGAGGCTGTGGCTTGGGTAAAGCGGCTGGGCAACAAAATCAGGTTCTATAAGGTCGGTCTTCAACTGTTCCTTTCATGTGGATTTGAAATTGTGGACTGGATTACACGCCAGGGATTCAAGCTGATGCTGGACCTTAAGTTCTTTGATGTTCCACAGACAATAGCGCTGGCAGTTGCACAGCTCAGAGGCCATAGAATTACCTTTGCGACTGTCCACGGGAACAGACCGATTTTGAAGGCGGCTAATGAAGCCAAAGGAGATATAAAGCTGCTGGCAGTTACGGTCCTCACGAGCATTGGTGACCGGGAGACCGGGGAGCCGGGACAGGAGAAAACCGTAAAAGAGCTGGTGCTCTTTCGGGGAAGAAATGCGCTGAAACTTGGCTGTGATGGAATAATCTGCTCAGGGCTTGAGGTCGCCGACCTCCGGAATGAGCTTGGAAAGGATTTCATCATTGTTACACCCGGCATAAGACCTTCCAAAAGCGGCAGGCTTCCGGAAGATGATCAGAAAAGAATAGCAACTGCAAGACAGGCAATTGCCAGCGGGGCTGACTATCTCGTAGTCGGCAGGCCCATAAGCCGATCAGATTCTCCTGAATTGGTGATAGAAGAGCTTCAAGAGGAGATAAGCGACGCCCTCAACGAACTGAAAGGATGA
- a CDS encoding glycosyltransferase WbuB, with protein MNLLLMQLFLPTPPLGAQSRLMAQCHKQNIQFIFWLQDVLGTGIKNNVSKKLPGIGHLIGNHYVHLENRLLKKSQAVVAITEDFVPVLTRAGVPKEAVHVIHNWAPLNEIPIFDRRNGWSHRNGLADFFCFLYSGTLGMKHNPQLLADLAWQYRDNPAVRVVVITEGLGEEYLKQKKAEHGLDNLIILPFQPYKELPEVLAAADVLLALLEKDAGVFAVPSKVLTSLCAKRPLLLAMPLENLAARIVDKNEAGIVVEPENVSVFLEGAERLKEDKKLREQMGKNGRRYAEEHFDIGKITDRFEAILSGLAV; from the coding sequence ATGAATTTGCTCCTGATGCAGTTATTTCTGCCAACACCCCCCCTTGGGGCACAAAGCCGGCTCATGGCTCAATGCCATAAGCAAAATATTCAATTTATTTTTTGGCTTCAGGATGTCCTGGGAACCGGGATCAAGAATAACGTGTCCAAAAAACTGCCCGGAATCGGTCATCTGATTGGCAATCATTATGTCCATCTGGAAAACAGATTATTAAAAAAGAGCCAGGCTGTTGTGGCTATAACCGAGGACTTTGTGCCTGTGCTCACAAGAGCAGGTGTGCCCAAAGAAGCTGTACATGTCATTCACAACTGGGCTCCCCTGAATGAAATCCCTATATTTGACAGGAGAAACGGCTGGAGCCACAGAAATGGCCTGGCTGATTTTTTTTGTTTCCTCTACTCCGGCACCCTGGGTATGAAGCACAATCCGCAGCTTTTGGCGGACCTGGCTTGGCAATACAGGGATAATCCAGCAGTCAGGGTAGTGGTCATCACCGAGGGGCTGGGGGAGGAATATTTGAAGCAGAAAAAGGCTGAGCACGGTCTGGACAATCTCATTATACTCCCCTTCCAGCCCTATAAAGAACTGCCTGAAGTATTGGCTGCAGCAGATGTCCTCCTGGCCCTGTTGGAAAAAGATGCCGGGGTATTCGCGGTCCCGTCCAAGGTCTTGACTTCTCTTTGCGCCAAGAGACCGCTTTTATTGGCCATGCCGTTGGAGAATTTGGCAGCGAGGATTGTGGATAAGAATGAGGCCGGGATTGTGGTTGAGCCGGAGAATGTGTCTGTATTTTTAGAGGGCGCAGAGAGGCTGAAAGAAGATAAGAAGCTGAGAGAGCAGATGGGAAAGAATGGGCGGAGGTATGCGGAGGAGCATTTTGATATTGGGAAAATTACCGACAGATTTGAAGCGATACTGTCAGGCCTTGCAGTGTGA
- a CDS encoding NADH-quinone oxidoreductase subunit C: MDLKKRVEQCLGPESLVVAMTECQGDVSVEVPKRRLLEAMRLLRDTPDLGFNFLSDVFGVDNLDLNKPKKKPKKAEEGEGAEAEEPKEKGPLPPRFEVVYLLLCLERNERLQVKVRVSEDDMEVDSLTSMWKAATWPEREAFDMYGVRFKGHPNLKRLLMWDDFPAHPLRKDYPLEGQGEERHLIYED, encoded by the coding sequence ATGGATCTCAAGAAGAGAGTGGAACAGTGTCTCGGGCCTGAAAGCCTTGTTGTGGCCATGACCGAATGTCAAGGCGATGTGAGCGTAGAGGTCCCCAAGAGGAGACTGCTCGAAGCAATGCGCCTTTTGCGGGACACTCCGGATCTAGGTTTTAATTTCCTTAGTGACGTGTTCGGGGTGGATAACCTCGACCTGAATAAGCCCAAGAAAAAGCCCAAGAAGGCAGAAGAAGGCGAGGGTGCTGAGGCAGAAGAACCGAAAGAGAAAGGGCCGCTCCCGCCACGCTTTGAAGTGGTTTACCTGTTGCTTTGCCTTGAACGAAATGAGCGTCTGCAGGTGAAGGTGCGCGTGTCAGAGGATGATATGGAGGTGGACAGCCTGACTTCCATGTGGAAGGCCGCAACCTGGCCCGAACGGGAGGCGTTTGACATGTATGGCGTACGCTTTAAAGGTCATCCCAATCTCAAGAGACTCCTGATGTGGGACGATTTTCCGGCCCACCCGCTTCGCAAGGACTATCCCTTGGAAGGGCAGGGGGAAGAGCGTCACCTGATATACGAAGATTAG
- a CDS encoding NADH-quinone oxidoreductase subunit A (Catalyzes the transfer of electrons from NADH to quinone) — MMSGFETIVMYLGMSLLVIILMLAGAYVLGPSRPSASKQSTYECGVPLLDPSRTRYDVKYFLVAILFLVFDLETVLIYPLAVRYHTLAQAGWGIFFEVFIFVGVLLAGLIYAIKKGAIEWD; from the coding sequence ATGATGAGCGGTTTTGAAACCATCGTCATGTATCTTGGCATGTCGCTGCTGGTAATTATTCTCATGCTTGCCGGGGCTTACGTTCTCGGGCCTTCTCGTCCCAGTGCCAGCAAGCAGAGTACTTACGAATGTGGTGTGCCGCTTTTGGACCCCAGTCGTACACGATACGATGTCAAATATTTCCTTGTTGCAATACTCTTTTTGGTATTCGATCTGGAAACAGTGCTGATCTATCCTTTGGCTGTCAGATATCATACCTTAGCTCAAGCCGGCTGGGGCATTTTTTTTGAGGTATTCATCTTTGTAGGGGTCTTGTTGGCCGGTCTTATATATGCCATTAAGAAAGGCGCCATAGAGTGGGATTAG
- a CDS encoding DDE transposase: YGSKRGDELPEDLSTAEKRLAKIKEAKKYLEARKKAEAKKSKESHKKHGRKSQKPDDTVKPETKVNMTDSESRIQKTSKGYIQGYNAQAVATEDQIVIACDVVNEANDIHQLKPMLEQAQQNLSEIDVYAKTVLADAGYCSDDNLEYLESKDEINALVSTRKEQEMRKAESGSKNIRHRSDRYKAMDRNLQNPVSRYIYGFRKRIIEPVFGQMKHCQGFPGFLLRGLEKVKNEFTLWCSAHNILKLYRYGDRKTAI, translated from the coding sequence TATGGCAGCAAACGTGGTGATGAACTTCCTGAGGATTTGAGTACTGCAGAAAAAAGGCTTGCAAAGATCAAAGAGGCTAAAAAATACCTGGAAGCCAGAAAAAAGGCTGAAGCCAAAAAGAGCAAGGAGTCTCATAAGAAACACGGCAGAAAATCTCAAAAGCCTGACGACACAGTGAAGCCTGAAACCAAGGTCAATATGACCGATTCTGAGAGTCGTATTCAGAAGACGTCCAAAGGTTATATTCAAGGTTATAATGCTCAGGCCGTAGCTACAGAAGACCAGATAGTTATTGCCTGTGACGTGGTGAATGAGGCCAATGACATTCATCAGCTTAAACCTATGCTGGAGCAGGCACAGCAGAATCTTTCAGAAATAGATGTTTACGCAAAGACAGTCCTTGCTGACGCAGGGTATTGCAGTGACGATAATCTTGAATACCTGGAATCCAAGGATGAAATAAACGCTCTTGTTTCAACCCGGAAAGAGCAAGAGATGAGAAAGGCCGAATCCGGCTCCAAAAATATCAGGCACCGTTCCGACAGATACAAGGCCATGGACAGGAACCTCCAAAACCCAGTCAGTCGATATATTTATGGATTTCGCAAGCGAATAATTGAACCTGTATTTGGGCAGATGAAACATTGTCAGGGTTTCCCCGGCTTTCTCTTACGTGGACTTGAGAAGGTTAAGAACGAATTCACCTTATGGTGCAGTGCGCACAATATTTTGAAGCTATACAGATATGGCGACAGAAAAACGGCAATATGA
- a CDS encoding NADH-quinone oxidoreductase subunit NuoH: MPMDDWLIAIIKVVCIWVWVLLIAVVMTWVERRGAAMIQDRPGPNRAGPFGLFQPIADGIKLFTKEEIIPARSQKLLYILGPLLFSLPAFSAYAVVPFGDKIILGGKEIILQVSDVNIGFLFILAIGSMAVYGIILGGWGSTNKYSILGGLRSTAQMISYEVPLGLSLLAVVFVYGTFSLREISLAQQGTFLGFLPNWGIFKQPLGFILFIVAAYAEANRVPFDLPEAESEIVAGYHTEYGSMRLGLYLFGEYVNLVTISGVIVALYFGSWHLPYINLGAYLGPVLWGIVSFCIFFLKVSFFLWLFVWVRWTLPRFRYDQVMGLGWKALIPLALFNIFITALFIQLTV; the protein is encoded by the coding sequence ATGCCCATGGATGACTGGCTGATTGCGATTATTAAGGTAGTTTGCATCTGGGTATGGGTATTGCTCATAGCCGTGGTCATGACCTGGGTGGAAAGGCGTGGTGCAGCTATGATACAGGACAGGCCGGGTCCCAACCGCGCCGGTCCTTTCGGATTGTTCCAGCCCATAGCGGACGGAATCAAGCTCTTCACCAAGGAAGAAATAATACCTGCAAGATCCCAGAAGCTCCTCTATATCCTGGGTCCTTTGCTTTTTTCTCTTCCGGCCTTTTCGGCTTATGCGGTTGTGCCTTTTGGAGACAAGATCATTCTTGGAGGCAAGGAGATAATACTCCAGGTCTCAGATGTAAATATCGGATTTCTTTTCATATTGGCCATTGGTTCCATGGCGGTCTACGGTATAATACTGGGCGGCTGGGGCTCTACCAACAAATATTCGATCCTTGGAGGTCTGAGATCTACTGCCCAGATGATTTCATATGAAGTACCCCTGGGGCTGTCTCTGCTGGCTGTGGTGTTCGTATACGGTACCTTCAGCCTCAGGGAGATCTCTCTTGCCCAGCAGGGCACTTTTTTGGGATTTCTCCCAAACTGGGGGATATTCAAGCAGCCTCTGGGATTTATTCTGTTTATTGTGGCTGCCTATGCGGAGGCCAACCGGGTGCCGTTTGACTTGCCGGAGGCGGAAAGTGAAATTGTCGCAGGCTACCATACGGAATATGGCTCAATGCGACTGGGGCTTTATCTGTTCGGGGAGTATGTAAACCTGGTAACGATATCCGGCGTGATTGTCGCCCTGTATTTTGGCTCCTGGCATTTACCGTATATTAACTTAGGCGCATATCTCGGGCCCGTGCTCTGGGGGATAGTCTCTTTTTGCATATTTTTCCTGAAGGTATCGTTCTTCCTGTGGCTGTTTGTGTGGGTCAGGTGGACATTGCCTCGGTTCAGGTATGATCAGGTTATGGGTCTGGGGTGGAAGGCGTTGATTCCTCTTGCTTTGTTCAATATCTTTATTACCGCGCTGTTTATTCAGCTTACGGTCTAG
- a CDS encoding NADH-quinone oxidoreductase subunit B (The point of entry for the majority of electrons that traverse the respiratory chain eventually resulting in the reduction of oxygen), with product MATEAYNGGGWIATKLEWLINWGRKRSPWPLPYGTACCGIEMMCALAAGYDMARFGAERPSFSPRQADVLIQAGTITMKMAPVFKKIYDQMAEPKCVISMGACACSGGVFRTYSTLQGIDKLVPVDIYIPGCPPRPEALLQALLMFIKKTEKSHPIIHKKYSDLLVGT from the coding sequence ATGGCAACCGAGGCATACAACGGCGGCGGATGGATAGCTACCAAATTGGAGTGGCTGATCAACTGGGGACGGAAAAGATCACCATGGCCTCTTCCGTATGGTACTGCCTGTTGTGGCATTGAGATGATGTGTGCCCTGGCCGCAGGTTACGATATGGCGAGATTCGGGGCGGAGCGACCCAGCTTTTCACCTCGTCAGGCAGATGTGCTGATACAGGCAGGGACCATAACCATGAAGATGGCCCCTGTTTTCAAGAAGATATATGACCAGATGGCTGAGCCTAAATGTGTTATTTCCATGGGTGCCTGTGCCTGCAGTGGGGGTGTTTTCAGGACCTATTCCACGCTTCAGGGCATAGACAAGCTCGTACCTGTGGATATTTACATTCCGGGGTGTCCTCCCAGGCCTGAGGCCCTGTTGCAGGCCTTGTTGATGTTTATTAAAAAGACTGAGAAGAGTCATCCGATCATACATAAGAAGTACTCTGACTTGTTGGTGGGTACATAA
- a CDS encoding undecaprenyl-phosphate galactose phosphotransferase WbaP: protein MVGRIKPSLRESSPFLMICLRLLDGAVVALMLYPIVMLYTGQWNERYESLALLSFCMTLLIFHFMGVYMPWRGQVYLSELNVLTAWLSMVCLVLFLLFFFKVAQQYSRFVLMTWFVAAPMSIFLMHAGAHKMLRFMRSRGKNQRSAVIVGAGDLGLSLAGYIDTIPWSGIRVLGFFDDSETTEDLVGKGQKKKVLGVISELKEYLKNNVVDFVYIALPMRAEKKIHDILNSCRTYGARIYLVPDLYAFRIFNTRLEHLGNVMLLDFNPDSGQKRVFDIFFSLAVILMALPLLLIIAMLIKLDDGGPIFYRQRRITVTGRDFFCLKFRTMYVDADKKLKEILDNDPKARKEWEQTFKLKNDPRITRVGRFLRKASLDELPQFINVLRGEMSVVGARPIVHRELHDYYKENAGIYCSIKPGITGPWQVGKRSDTADYQERVELDNWYVLNNNFWLDIKIIFKTVWCVIKGKGAY, encoded by the coding sequence ATGGTCGGGCGCATAAAACCATCTTTAAGAGAATCGAGTCCTTTCTTAATGATATGTTTGCGTCTGTTAGACGGCGCGGTGGTCGCGCTTATGCTTTATCCCATTGTCATGCTGTATACCGGGCAATGGAACGAGCGCTATGAATCATTGGCGCTGCTTTCATTTTGTATGACCCTCCTGATCTTTCATTTTATGGGCGTGTACATGCCATGGCGAGGACAGGTCTATTTGAGCGAGTTGAACGTGCTGACAGCATGGTTGAGTATGGTGTGCCTGGTTTTGTTTCTGCTGTTTTTTTTCAAGGTGGCTCAACAGTATTCCCGGTTTGTGTTGATGACCTGGTTTGTGGCTGCACCGATGTCTATTTTTCTGATGCATGCGGGAGCCCACAAGATGCTTCGTTTTATGCGAAGCCGAGGAAAGAACCAGCGAAGCGCCGTGATTGTAGGCGCCGGTGATTTGGGGCTGTCTTTGGCCGGATATATTGATACAATTCCATGGTCCGGCATCAGGGTGCTTGGCTTTTTCGATGATAGTGAAACAACAGAGGATCTTGTTGGCAAGGGTCAGAAGAAGAAAGTTCTGGGGGTCATATCAGAGCTGAAGGAGTACCTGAAAAACAACGTTGTAGATTTCGTATATATCGCCCTGCCCATGCGGGCCGAGAAAAAAATCCATGATATCTTAAACAGTTGCAGAACCTATGGGGCCAGGATTTACCTTGTGCCTGACCTTTATGCCTTCCGTATCTTCAATACGCGGCTGGAACACCTGGGGAATGTGATGCTCTTGGATTTTAATCCGGATTCCGGGCAAAAGCGGGTGTTTGACATCTTTTTCTCTTTGGCGGTGATTTTGATGGCCCTGCCCTTATTGCTGATTATTGCCATGCTTATCAAGCTCGATGACGGAGGGCCTATATTTTATAGGCAACGCCGTATTACAGTGACCGGCAGGGATTTTTTCTGTCTCAAGTTCAGGACTATGTACGTGGATGCTGATAAAAAACTGAAGGAAATCCTGGACAATGACCCGAAGGCGCGAAAGGAGTGGGAGCAGACCTTCAAGCTCAAAAACGATCCGAGGATCACACGGGTCGGGCGGTTTCTGAGAAAGGCCAGCCTGGATGAACTGCCGCAGTTTATCAACGTACTGAGAGGCGAAATGAGCGTGGTGGGCGCAAGGCCCATTGTGCACCGTGAATTACACGACTATTACAAGGAAAATGCGGGGATTTACTGTTCCATCAAACCCGGCATCACCGGGCCCTGGCAGGTGGGCAAGCGCAGTGATACTGCGGACTACCAGGAACGGGTGGAGCTGGATAACTGGTATGTGCTTAACAACAATTTTTGGTTAGATATAAAGATAATCTTCAAGACTGTCTGGTGCGTAATAAAGGGGAAGGGGGCGTATTAA
- a CDS encoding NADH-quinone oxidoreductase subunit NuoD → MKVNQNPTPQTGHETGDYVTVNIGPSHPAMHGTLRVITLTDGEYIIKADPEIGYLHRGVEKLGENLTYHQFIPITDRLNYCSAIPNNVSYEMAVEKLMGIEVPEKAQLIRVIMMELARIADHQVCVGILGVDLGAFTPFFYLIIQREEIYEIFEWFNGARLTNTFGRIGGVDADLPDDFEERWEELKPNVRKANEETEKLLTHNRIWMDRTIGVSAFSAEDALNWGFTGPCLRACGVKRDLRKDEPYCMYDKFDFEVPVGKNGDVFDRYKVRMIEMEQSIRIIDQAYKLYKEMPADAPLMARVPKTIKPPAGEVYSALESPNGELGFFVKSDGSANPYRIRIRPPCYMIYQAFPELVKGELIADLIACLSSLNVIAGELDR, encoded by the coding sequence ATGAAGGTGAATCAGAATCCTACTCCTCAGACCGGTCACGAAACAGGTGACTATGTAACTGTTAATATCGGCCCTTCTCATCCGGCCATGCACGGTACTCTCCGTGTAATTACTCTGACAGACGGAGAGTACATAATTAAGGCCGACCCAGAGATAGGATATCTACACCGTGGCGTGGAGAAGCTGGGCGAAAACCTTACCTATCATCAATTCATTCCTATTACTGACAGGCTCAATTACTGTTCCGCCATTCCCAACAATGTCTCATACGAGATGGCCGTTGAGAAGTTGATGGGGATCGAGGTACCTGAGAAGGCTCAGCTTATCCGGGTAATCATGATGGAACTGGCCAGGATCGCAGATCACCAGGTCTGCGTGGGGATCCTTGGCGTGGATTTAGGGGCCTTTACGCCCTTCTTCTATCTCATCATCCAGCGTGAGGAGATCTACGAGATATTTGAGTGGTTCAATGGGGCAAGGCTGACCAATACCTTTGGCCGCATAGGCGGAGTGGATGCCGATCTGCCTGATGACTTCGAGGAGAGGTGGGAAGAGCTCAAGCCCAATGTGCGAAAGGCCAACGAAGAAACTGAAAAGCTCCTCACTCACAACCGCATCTGGATGGATCGTACGATAGGAGTCAGTGCTTTTTCTGCAGAAGACGCTCTGAACTGGGGCTTTACAGGCCCTTGTCTCAGGGCGTGCGGCGTCAAGAGAGACCTTCGGAAGGACGAGCCATACTGCATGTATGACAAATTTGACTTTGAAGTGCCAGTAGGAAAGAACGGCGATGTATTTGATCGTTATAAGGTACGTATGATCGAGATGGAGCAATCGATCAGGATTATTGACCAGGCTTACAAGCTATACAAGGAGATGCCTGCAGACGCCCCTCTTATGGCAAGGGTGCCCAAGACCATCAAGCCCCCGGCAGGCGAAGTATATAGTGCTCTTGAGTCTCCCAACGGGGAGTTGGGTTTCTTTGTAAAAAGCGATGGTTCCGCCAATCCTTATAGAATCAGGATAAGGCCTCCATGCTATATGATCTATCAGGCCTTTCCTGAGTTGGTTAAGGGGGAGCTGATAGCCGACCTGATTGCCTGTCTCAGTAGTCTTAACGTTATTGCCGGCGAGTTGGACCGGTAA
- a CDS encoding GxxExxY protein, whose protein sequence is MDIEDIGKDIVHCAIKVHSVLGPGLLESAYQKCLTYELEHMGHIVACERLLPIAYGPIRIDAGYRVNMLVDDCVIVENKTVKKLQPIHEAQLLTYLKMKKLHLGYLLNWHVPLMKQGIKRMVNDYWPK, encoded by the coding sequence ATGGATATTGAGGATATTGGCAAGGATATTGTTCACTGTGCTATTAAGGTCCACTCTGTTTTGGGTCCGGGTTTGTTAGAATCCGCCTATCAGAAATGCCTGACCTATGAGCTTGAACACATGGGCCATATAGTGGCATGTGAACGCTTGTTGCCTATAGCGTACGGACCGATCCGAATCGATGCTGGATACCGGGTGAATATGCTGGTTGATGACTGTGTGATCGTTGAAAATAAGACGGTTAAAAAATTACAGCCCATACATGAGGCCCAGCTTCTGACCTATCTTAAGATGAAAAAGCTGCACCTTGGGTATCTGCTGAACTGGCATGTGCCTTTGATGAAGCAAGGCATAAAAAGGATGGTAAATGATTACTGGCCAAAGTAA
- a CDS encoding NAD-dependent dehydratase: MKTALVCGAGGFIGSHMVRRLKEEGYWVRGVDLKYPEFWETAADDFVIGDLRDQYLCRQIVDRKFDEVYQFAADMGGAGYVFTGKHDADIMHNSGQINLNMLDTCWKRNVKRIFYSSSACIYPEYNQMDPDNPNCAEDSAYPAQPDSDYGWEKLFSERMYLAYQRNKGMEVRIARYHNIFGPFGAWNDGREKAPAAMCRKVALAEDGGEIDIWGDGKQTRSFLFIDECLEGTIRLTRSDWTGPVNIGSDEMVTINQLADMAMKVAGKKLTKRHIDGPLGVRGRNSDNRLIEKKLGWRPTSPLWAGMEKTYAWIEEQVKMG, translated from the coding sequence ATGAAAACGGCTCTGGTTTGTGGTGCGGGAGGATTTATCGGCTCCCACATGGTCAGAAGACTGAAGGAAGAAGGATATTGGGTGCGCGGGGTGGACCTGAAGTATCCTGAATTTTGGGAGACTGCGGCGGATGATTTCGTGATAGGCGATTTGCGGGACCAGTATCTGTGCCGGCAGATCGTGGACAGAAAATTTGACGAGGTGTACCAGTTTGCCGCGGACATGGGTGGGGCCGGGTATGTGTTTACCGGCAAGCATGATGCTGATATCATGCACAACTCGGGACAGATCAACCTGAACATGCTCGATACCTGCTGGAAGCGCAATGTCAAACGCATCTTTTATTCCTCTTCTGCATGCATCTATCCGGAATACAACCAAATGGATCCGGACAATCCTAATTGTGCGGAAGACAGCGCCTATCCTGCTCAGCCGGACAGCGACTATGGATGGGAGAAGCTTTTCAGCGAGCGGATGTATTTGGCCTATCAGCGCAACAAGGGCATGGAGGTACGGATCGCCCGGTATCATAATATTTTCGGACCGTTCGGGGCATGGAACGATGGAAGAGAAAAGGCCCCTGCCGCAATGTGCCGCAAGGTGGCCTTGGCAGAAGACGGCGGGGAGATTGACATCTGGGGGGATGGAAAACAGACCCGGTCCTTTTTATTCATCGATGAGTGCCTGGAAGGCACTATTCGGCTGACGCGCTCAGACTGGACAGGTCCGGTGAATATCGGCTCGGATGAAATGGTGACCATTAACCAGTTAGCGGATATGGCCATGAAAGTTGCCGGGAAAAAGCTCACAAAAAGACACATTGACGGACCGTTAGGTGTTCGGGGCAGGAATTCAGACAACCGGCTGATTGAGAAAAAGCTTGGCTGGCGCCCGACCAGTCCGTTGTGGGCGGGAATGGAGAAGACCTATGCCTGGATTGAGGAGCAGGTAAAAATGGGTTGA
- a CDS encoding FkbM family methyltransferase — translation MCAGNPQWLKAVFLGVAAAPEHRYVLGPELATVIDIGANRGQFSLAVRRWAPKAMVIAFEPLSGPAARFQKVFQGDPNVRFHQSAIGPETGTATMHVAAADDSSSLLPISNLQQHLFPGTGEVRTEKIQVGRLADFISAEDIQAPALLKLDVQGFELEALRGCEDLLERFSYVYAECSFVELYTGQALAHEVIEWLRERDFVLKGVYNMSYDKSGGTVQGDFLFTNTKGCDEN, via the coding sequence GTGCCGGCAACCCACAATGGTTGAAGGCTGTCTTCTTGGGGGTTGCCGCCGCTCCTGAACACCGGTATGTGCTGGGGCCGGAGCTGGCGACGGTGATTGATATCGGGGCTAACCGGGGGCAGTTTTCTTTAGCGGTGCGGAGGTGGGCGCCAAAGGCAATGGTGATTGCCTTTGAGCCGCTTTCCGGGCCGGCGGCACGATTTCAAAAAGTGTTTCAAGGTGACCCGAATGTAAGGTTCCATCAGTCGGCCATCGGGCCGGAGACCGGGACTGCGACCATGCATGTAGCGGCTGCGGACGATTCCTCCTCCCTGCTGCCGATTTCAAACTTGCAGCAACACCTCTTTCCCGGTACCGGCGAGGTGCGGACCGAAAAAATACAGGTGGGAAGGCTGGCCGATTTCATCTCGGCTGAAGACATACAAGCCCCGGCCTTGCTCAAGCTGGATGTCCAGGGATTTGAGCTGGAAGCGCTTCGTGGGTGTGAGGACCTGCTGGAACGCTTTTCATACGTGTATGCCGAATGCTCTTTTGTGGAATTGTACACTGGGCAGGCATTGGCCCATGAGGTTATTGAGTGGTTGCGCGAGCGGGATTTTGTACTGAAAGGCGTTTATAACATGAGCTACGACAAGAGTGGCGGTACCGTGCAAGGGGATTTTCTTTTCACTAACACAAAAGGTTGTGATGAAAATTGA